In Clostridiales bacterium, the genomic window AAGTCGTAAATATAAAGCGGCCTAAACATAAGCATTATTAAAGAGGCAAAACCTAAGCTATTAAGCGAATCCAATCTTTGCCCCAAAGTTTTGGATAAAATCATTATTACGCCCATAATCCCCGCGCGGGCAACCGAAGGCGCGAAACCGCATAACGCGCAATAAAAACCGATAAACGCTGTCATTATAATCAATTTTGATATCCTAAAACGCTTGACGCCAAAAAAGATAAGGCTTGCGCATATAATCAAAAAGCTTATGTTCATTCCCGATACGGCCAAAATATGGGCAAGGCCGGCGGTTTTGTAACTTTTGTATATGTCGTTCGCGATATGGTCGCGGTTGCCCGTTATCATAGCGTAGCTTATACCGGCGGCGTCTTGATCGGAAATGTTTTTAAAAATAATATCTTTCAGCTTATACCTAAAGGCCGATAATATATCGCTTTTGCCGCTATATCGCCTCACATCAAATTCTTGGCATCTTATGACATATTTTATGTTTTGGTGGTAATTTTGTAAGCTAAGGTAGTCCAAATTATCTATCTTTTGGGCGACCAAATCCCCGCTATAAACCATTATCTTATCGCCCGCGCGCAAACCATATAGGTAGCTTTGCTCGTCCAATTCAATAAAAACTTGGGCTTTGCCTTTTATTTTTTTGCCATTTACTTTTATATCTTTGCCTATAGCGGCTATCAGCTTTTGGTCTTGGATAATTTGGTCGGTTAAAGTCAAGGTTATTTGCCCTTTTTGGTCCTTGCCTTCCCAAAAATAA contains:
- a CDS encoding ComEC/Rec2 family competence protein; translation: MKKIINFRLLFFMGVALGALILGICEMFRHNYLWASFSLAAFSAMVVIVSLFKGRRINLIVTLVLSLICLASTLHAFYFWEGKDQKGQITLTLTDQIIQDQKLIAAIGKDIKVNGKKIKGKAQVFIELDEQSYLYGLRAGDKIMVYSGDLVAQKIDNLDYLSLQNYHQNIKYVIRCQEFDVRRYSGKSDILSAFRYKLKDIIFKNISDQDAAGISYAMITGNRDHIANDIYKSYKTAGLAHILAVSGMNISFLIICASLIFFGVKRFRISKLIIMTAFIGFYCALCGFAPSVARAGIMGVIMILSKTLGQRLDSLNSLGFASLIMLMFRPLYIYD